DNA from Pelodiscus sinensis isolate JC-2024 chromosome 1, ASM4963464v1, whole genome shotgun sequence:
ACGGATTCTGCTCAATAACAATCTAAAGCAGAGTGGACCAATgcatgttcacttttttcatcttACTCAGATGACACCAATCAGAAGGCTGATTTTGTTTTTGGTGGCctaggttctgtagtttccacatcagaGAGCTGCTCTGTTAAGATTTCTAAAAACATGCTCTACACCTCATCCctgtcagattttcaaaggcacttcAAACTCTTAAACtctgagtgctgtagctatttttagaaatctcaaaTTGGTACCATCCTTTCGTTCTAATATGCTacgaaagtgttcttaaaataaaatgtgatgGGACATCATatgagactgctataacatgaaatatatggacAAATGATGTACAATTCTCCCCCATgtagttcagtcacaaatttaattaatgcattttttttataaTGAGCATCATGAACATGTCCTCTGGAATATTGGCCAAAGCACAAAGGGACATATGAATGTTTAGAATGCCTGGCACAAACACCTTGCAACACTGGTTACAAATTGCCATGTAAACACCCGTTCTGACTTTCAGGTGATATAATAAACAATAAGctggcagcattatctcccataaatataaacaaacccGATTGTCTTAGCAATTGGATGAACAAGAAATAGGCCTGAGTGGACTTGTAAGGTCTCAAGttttacttcttcttttttttttttttttttttttttttaaagagtgccCTTACCTaacaaaaatatctacatttgtaagttatacTTCTATGACAAAGACATTGAACAACAGTAAGTGTAGGAGGTGAATTGAAATATACTATTTCTTTTGGTGTTTTCCAATGCAAATATTtctaatgaaaaataataataaagcagCAAGTGTACACTCTGTATTCTATCCTGTACTATACATTTGAAAAGATattaaaaatccaaaaatatttaataaatttcaattgttATTCTGTTGTTTAGAAGTGCAAATAATCACAAATGTATCATGTTTTTAAGCACTTGAGTTCATTGTATGTGATTTATAAAAGCCCTAAATTTAAGCTTATCACATTTCACTATTTTTGTTCATGCTGTCAATATTGCACATAAAGAATTCCACCGCAGAAGCAATGACTTCTTGGCTGCAACAATAATACTTTGTGTACAGCAAAGGTGATGAGAGAGAGATTGTTGGTAATCTAATGTCTGAAACCTTTACCCATTTCTACCATAAGAAAAGGACAAATACCAGATCAATTTGTTTACCATCACTAACTTTCTATTACCATGTAAGAATCTAGACTCAGTGTACTGCGAAACGTAGGTGTTGCGGAGTCTGCATGCAAAGCCCTCAGGACTGTGTTCCTCACGTCACTTAATCACTTATTAAGGAGCAGCATGGATGGGAATACTACCTAgttcagtatcagaggggtagccgtgttagtctgaatctgcaaaagcggcaaggagtccgtggcaccttatagactaactgaagtgtaggagcataagctttcgtgggcaaagacccacttcgtcagatgcatctgacgaagtgggtctttgcccacgaaagcttatgctcctacacttcagttagtctataaggtgccgcaggactcctcgccgcttttacctAGTTCAATAgatcaagatctactggtagagcttggagcctctgacaggtgattctgactggtttggctgggaggctatcaagtgcctgcacttcagctgcccctccctccattaCCCTGCTGTTCCTgtccagagcctcagagctgcccccaagagcctccttgttgtgcagagcaggggagacaGACGAAGGGGGGTGTTGATGTCACAGTCCCCCTCCTCTGTACCCCATTTTCCCAGAGTGAGGAGGATGGGGCCTTGGTGAAGGGATGGAGCTGGTCCtcggagaagagggggaggggtattTGCATTTGAAGTAGACCCTGGactcatttaaattcaaaaagtgatcttgtgcttaaaaaggttgtagaccaCTGACCTAGTTCTTCTTGAATGAGAAGGTGATGGTCGCAACATGGGCCTTTAGATAGAGTCCTACCACAATCTCTTTTTTCCTAACAAAGGTCATTTAGTACAGATAttactttttacacacacacacacacacacacacacacacacacacacacacacagagatttgTGTTTCTGTTTTATGTTTGTGCTTTTCTAATCTCTAAAtgagcaaactttatgggaaagaAATAAGTGAAGAGCTGATGGAAAGGAGGCAGAAATACTGAAGATgtcaagataaacttaaaaaacaacaaatagtctggtaagtactttaaagactaacaaaacaggtcgatggtatcatgagcacagCCATcgacctgttttgttagtctttaaagtgctaccagactatttgtttttttttaaatttatcctatATAGACTAATTTTGCTACaccctgaagcttttgaagatATCAAGTCACCTTTTATTTCAACCTCAAATATCACCAAGACAAAAAAGAAAAGCCAGTGAAAAACCCAAATACTAAGATTTTTTTTGCAGCACGCAAAAGCACAACCCTAACATAACAGCTGTCACAACTGAAATATCCTGCATCTCATAACAGGGAACGGTCATATTTGAGTGACATGTAAATCTGATTTTAGAAAAATCTCATGGAACACTTTAAGTCTTCAGGAAAAGGCAGGGTTTCATACTATATTTTCAGATACATCAGCAACTCAGAGTTTTACATAACGAATTTGGGGGTTTTGACGTTCAAAATAACCATGACCAATCAAAGCAGTTCCCGGTTGTACAGCAGAATTAGACTGCTACAAGATGGAAAAGAACCCTTTTCACTTAGGAGGTGCTGACACATAATATCTATTTATTAAACAGATAAATAGGAATAAAAACAGTGTGTTTAGACCAACTTTGGGAACCAGACAATTTAATTTTGTTCTAGAGTGGGGTGTGTGAAGCTTGCCCAACTGATGCACAGGAAAATACAGAAGCCTGAAGGTAGTACCTCTACTGCTCAAAGAGTAGAACCCACAGGCCTGAATAAGCCAGATGGACTGGCATGTCTggttaaaatgaagcatttaatgTGAGGACTTATAGTCCCCATGGCCTTTTCCATTGCACTGTAGAGTCAGAGGGCCTCGGGTTACATCATAGATTGCACTTTGTTCATCTCTACTCTAGATGGTATCAGAATTCTAAACACATCTATCTTGAAAAATCTactgcaaaaacaaaataaaacatcttTTGTGTTTTTCAGATTGAAAAAGCTGATTGACCAAGAAACAGCCTATCAGGcaaaaaaagagaaggaaaacaacaaGAAAATAATTAAACTGAAAGAAGAACTGACAAAACTGAAATCATTTGCTTTAATGGTGGTGGATGAACAACAAAGACTTACAGAACAGCTGAACCAACAAAGTCAAAAAATCCAAGAGCTAACCACTACTGCCGAGCAAGTACACGAGAAACTCACAATTGCTGAAGCAAAAGCacaagaggaaaagcagaaagccATCAGACTAGAAGCAGAATTGCAAGCCCAAACCAAAAAGATTTCCCAAGAACAAGAAATAATGATGGCCAAATTAACCAATGAAGACAGCCAGAATCACCAGCTCCGGTCAAAATTAACAGCTCTCACTCGACAAATAGATGAATTAGAGCAAACTAATAAGTCTTTACGAAAAGCAGAGGAAGAATTGCAAGACATacgggaaaaaataaataaaggagaAAGTGGAAATTCCACCCTTATGTCTGAAGTGGAAGAATTACGGACACGTGTCTTGGAAATGGAAGGTAAAGATGAAGAGCTCATAAAAATGGAAGACCAGTGTAGAGAGCTtaataaaaaattagaaaaagaagCAGCACAAAACAAGAACTTTAAAGCAGAAGTTGACAAACTCAACAAAAGAATTATGGAATTGGAGAAATTAGAAGATGCTTTCAACAAGAGCAAACAAGAATGTTATAACCTGAAATGCAatctagaaaaagaaaaaatattaacaaaGCAATTGTCTCAGGAGTTGGAAGGCTTAAAAGCTAGAATTGGAGAGCTTGAAACCACTGAAATCAAATTAGAAAAAACAGAATTCACACTCAAAGAAGATTTAACTAAACTGAAAACATTAACGGTCATGCTTGTGGATGAAAGAAAAACAATGAgtgaaaaaataaagcaaacagaaGAAAAGTTACAATCTGCAACTTCCCAGCTTCAGGTGGAGCAAAACAAAGTGATGTCAGTTACAGAAAAACTCATTGAAGAAAGTAAAAAAGCACTGAAATCAAAAACTGATGCAGAGGAAAAAATGTCCAGTGTAACGAAGGAAAGAGATGAACtgaaaaacaaactaaaagcAGAAGAAGAGAAAGGAAGTGATCTCTTTTGCAAGGTAAATATTCTAAGGAAAAGGCTTCAGTCACTAGAAGCCATTGAAAAAGAGTTTCTTAAAAATAAACTCAAAGAGACCACTAAAGCAAGCACATCCTTACAGCAGGAGAACAACAAGATCAAAGAACTTGCCCAAGAAGTTGAGAGGCTGAAAAATAAGCTGAAAGAAATGAAGGCCATAGAGGATGATCTCATGAAAACTGAAGATGAATTTGAGTCTCTAGAACGAAGATACATCAATGAACGAGACAAAGCTAAATTTCTATCAGAAGAACTGGAGGGTGTGAAAATCGAACTGGCTAGATATAAGTTAGCAGAGAAGGCAGAGTCCAACCATGAAGAGTGGATTTTCAGAAAACTTAAAGAAGAAGAAGCAAAGTCAGGGCACCTGTCTAGGGAGGTAGATGCACTGAAAGAGAAAATTCATGAGTACATGGCCACAGAAGACCTAATATGTCATCTACGGGGTGATCATATAGTCCTACAAAAGAAACTCACCcagcaagaaaacaaaaacagagaGCTAGCCAGAGAAATTGATAGCCTTACTAAAGAATTAGAGAGATACAGACGCTTCAGTAAGAGCCTTAGACCTAGTCTTAATGGAAGGAGAATTTCTGATTTGCAGGTTCTCTCTAAAGAAGTCCAAACAGATCCAGCAGACAGTGAACCACCTGATTACAAGAGTCTTGTTCCTTTAGAACGAGCAGTCATAAATGGGCAGTTGTATGAAGAGAGTGATAATGAAGACGAAGACAACGATGAGGAGCAAACAGTGTCTTTCAAATGCAATTCATCCATTGCAAATGCAGTAAACAAAAAATTATGGATCCCATGGATGAAGTCCAAAGAAAGCCATCCTCAAAATGGAAAAATTCATAGCAAACAGAATGGAAATTGTGCACAGCCACGAGATTTAGTTCTAAATCACACGCCTGGTCAACCTCTTCATATAAAGGTTACTCCAGACCATGGACAAAACACAGCTACccttgaaataacaagccctacTACAGATAGTCCTCACTCTTACACTAGTACAGCAGTTATACCCAACTGTGGCACACCAAAGCAAAGAATAACCATTATTCAAAATGCCTCCTTAACTCCTTTAAAATCAAAAGTAGTTGATGGTTACATGAGTCCGGAGCAAGCCATGTCACCTATTACAATGGCAACTTTTGCAAGATCTCAAACTCCTGAGTCATGTGGCTCAATAACTCCAGAAAGGACAACGTCTCCATTGGCTCTGACAAGTTCTCCAGAACAAATGCTTTCTTCAGAGCCTTTGGAAATTGGTGCCAAGCATACTGTTTTCAGAGTGTCCCCAGACAGGCAATCGTCATGGCACTTTCAAAGATCTAACAGCACTGGTTCAAGTGTAATAACTACTGAGGATAACAAAATCCATATTCATTTAGGAAGTCCTTATGTTCAGGCTCTTGCTAATTCAACAAAACCTTGTACTCCCAGTCAGGATAACAGAACTCCAGCACTAACTAATGGAACAGCCATTAAATCTACTAGTAAAATCACAAGCAGTATCACTATCACACCAACAGCCACTCCTCTCCCACGGCAATCACAAATTACAGTAAGTAATGTCTATAACTGATCCCCCATCCATGCTGACTCCCTTACCAACAACCCATCCTATTTTTCACCCCAGCAAGAATTATTTGGAACACACCCTTTATTTTGGGAGAGACCTGTGCATGAACTATACAATGCTATTTGGAACTAACATTAAGTTTTGCCTGCTTAGTCATATTGAGTGTGCACTTACTGTATAACTTCTCACTGAAGTATCTCTATGTAAAATATGTAGTCTTCCACTTGTATAAATTCATCTTTATGTATTTCCATTTTCCATAACTCACATTACTTTTGATTACTAGGTGTTTTGGTGAAGAACTATTTTAACATTACAAAAACAGTAAATCATTGGTTGGTTTTACCATTGCTTGCAgactttttttgttcttttggtGGGGAGGTGTGCACGCGTTTTGTATTTTTGCAAGTATGACAGACCTACTTTAATCCTGGAAATACCAGCCAACTACAGATAAGAACAGTTTCATTATCTTCCTTCTATTCCCCAATTGTTCCTAGCCTTATTagtcaaattattatttttagatCAAACACACACATGTACAGTAGCAATTGAAAAGTTCATGATACATAAATCACATGTTTTGCAGCATGTCAATCACTGGGAACTTTGAgtgtggattttttaaaacactttgtCATTCTGTTAAAACTCAATCTGCTTCCTCCCTCAAATCTTTCCTTTGTAATTGAGTTGAGTTGAGAAGTTTATACCAcagaattattttctttttccgTAAGGCAAGCTCTTGGTCTACATTAAAAATACTAGTATTCAAAAGACCTTGTAAAAAGGTTAACAGCaacagttacattttaaaaagactaACTAGAAGAATGGCACCACAAAATGATTTTAATATTCAAAGCATGAGAGAAGGAGGGTGCATGGTTGGAATCTAGATTACAGTCCATCATTCTACATATTAGATCTGTGAAGAAGAGAAAGCAAAATGAATGATAGGACAACTTATAGTTTCTGAAATGATAAAAGAAGTTTGTCTGTAGGATGTATATATTCATATTAGCTGGGCTATAGTATAATTTTTTAACAGAGTACAAACATTAATACAGTAGTACAATGTTGCTATTTAGACAAAACTGGGTCACATGAAACAGTACTGGATGCTATATTAGTGCCTATAATAAATAATGACAATATCATAAGCAATGCTGTCtcaatttgtatttaaaaagagTAAGCAATCAATGCTAACCTTTTGGAGAATATTACATCCAGTGATACTAGaacttcatttttaattatttgtaaGACCAAACTGTCTTGAATTCATTTCCAACATTCCTCTTTCTCTCAATAAAGAGTTGCTACTGAAATTCACTCTTTTAAaaacagcttttcaaaaaaattaaacatcAATTTGAATTATGCATTTAGCAAACAAATCTATTTGTCACATAGCTAATTATCATCAAAATACTTGTGCTTAAATAGAAGCTGTCTACTTCATACATCCCAGCTCAAGATGAATGGGGAAGAATAAAGATGACAATCATTTCCGTGATTATGAACTGTGATATTAATTGTCCTTCaatccctgattcagcaaaggacTTTAAGCATGCACTAAAACTGAATGGGGAGCTAGCAATTATGACAGAAAACAATGACCAATTGTAAAAGGAAAAGTTTCTATTCAGAAAACACAAAAATGTATCTTGATAATCAGCAATGATGGAAAAAGTAAAACCCATGGAAGTTTCCGTTAAATCAAAATTTTTAATAAGTGCTCTAAAATATTGCAggagcactttttaaaagatttaaacTACACAAGAGAGCGTGAGCTCAATCCAATCTCATAGCCTGATCCAAAAAacaggttttggatcaggccctttaaaCCTGTTTTACCAGTACAGGTTTTCCCTGCTATACGGCGccctggtatacatccgttctgcactaaagtcattgatgcttgtaggaagttatgcattataagtcctcccatttcctgCTCATAAGTTGTACACAAAAAAACtgagcaaatggaagtcagccacgggaaaaagattccccactttaagttgtttcactttAAGTCCAAGTTTTCTGGAACGCATCTTGGACTGACAGCAAGGACAGTATGCAACTGCAATCACTTCAAAAGCTGAATTGtgagagatcagaatcaggcccattttgTGACATTCCTAAGGCTATTATCCTACAAGATGCTTAGAAACCTCAGcacccattaacttcaatgggagttaTTTCTCACTAGGTGCTTAGCATCTTATAGAACCCAAACCGAAAGGAGTATAATCTTATATGACAGTAATAACATACACTTTATTACAGTTGGCTTAAGCATTCTTTTCTACAGTGCCAatccaaaacaaacattagatCTCTACACGAGTAATTTTCATCATACACCTTTAATATCCTGTACATACGCACATGTAGCATCAGTACATAACTCTGCAGTAAACTTCAATATTCCGTTAGTAGACATTTGAAAACACTGGAAATGCTCAGCAGGGCCGAAAGCTACCGCAGGCCCCAGGGCAAAATGTGAGGGGCACTGCCACCCtgacagaagggatggggcctctaTTGGAAGCGGTGGAACCAAAGGCAGTCAG
Protein-coding regions in this window:
- the FILIP1L gene encoding filamin A-interacting protein 1-like isoform X2, which codes for MHIRLKKLIDQETAYQAKKEKENNKKIIKLKEELTKLKSFALMVVDEQQRLTEQLNQQSQKIQELTTTAEQVHEKLTIAEAKAQEEKQKAIRLEAELQAQTKKISQEQEIMMAKLTNEDSQNHQLRSKLTALTRQIDELEQTNKSLRKAEEELQDIREKINKGESGNSTLMSEVEELRTRVLEMEGKDEELIKMEDQCRELNKKLEKEAAQNKNFKAEVDKLNKRIMELEKLEDAFNKSKQECYNLKCNLEKEKILTKQLSQELEGLKARIGELETTEIKLEKTEFTLKEDLTKLKTLTVMLVDERKTMSEKIKQTEEKLQSATSQLQVEQNKVMSVTEKLIEESKKALKSKTDAEEKMSSVTKERDELKNKLKAEEEKGSDLFCKVNILRKRLQSLEAIEKEFLKNKLKETTKASTSLQQENNKIKELAQEVERLKNKLKEMKAIEDDLMKTEDEFESLERRYINERDKAKFLSEELEGVKIELARYKLAEKAESNHEEWIFRKLKEEEAKSGHLSREVDALKEKIHEYMATEDLICHLRGDHIVLQKKLTQQENKNRELAREIDSLTKELERYRRFSKSLRPSLNGRRISDLQVLSKEVQTDPADSEPPDYKSLVPLERAVINGQLYEESDNEDEDNDEEQTVSFKCNSSIANAVNKKLWIPWMKSKESHPQNGKIHSKQNGNCAQPRDLVLNHTPGQPLHIKVTPDHGQNTATLEITSPTTDSPHSYTSTAVIPNCGTPKQRITIIQNASLTPLKSKVVDGYMSPEQAMSPITMATFARSQTPESCGSITPERTTSPLALTSSPEQMLSSEPLEIGAKHTVFRVSPDRQSSWHFQRSNSTGSSVITTEDNKIHIHLGSPYVQALANSTKPCTPSQDNRTPALTNGTAIKSTSKITSSITITPTATPLPRQSQITVSNVYN
- the FILIP1L gene encoding filamin A-interacting protein 1-like isoform X3, with protein sequence MVVDEQQRLTEQLNQQSQKIQELTTTAEQVHEKLTIAEAKAQEEKQKAIRLEAELQAQTKKISQEQEIMMAKLTNEDSQNHQLRSKLTALTRQIDELEQTNKSLRKAEEELQDIREKINKGESGNSTLMSEVEELRTRVLEMEGKDEELIKMEDQCRELNKKLEKEAAQNKNFKAEVDKLNKRIMELEKLEDAFNKSKQECYNLKCNLEKEKILTKQLSQELEGLKARIGELETTEIKLEKTEFTLKEDLTKLKTLTVMLVDERKTMSEKIKQTEEKLQSATSQLQVEQNKVMSVTEKLIEESKKALKSKTDAEEKMSSVTKERDELKNKLKAEEEKGSDLFCKVNILRKRLQSLEAIEKEFLKNKLKETTKASTSLQQENNKIKELAQEVERLKNKLKEMKAIEDDLMKTEDEFESLERRYINERDKAKFLSEELEGVKIELARYKLAEKAESNHEEWIFRKLKEEEAKSGHLSREVDALKEKIHEYMATEDLICHLRGDHIVLQKKLTQQENKNRELAREIDSLTKELERYRRFSKSLRPSLNGRRISDLQVLSKEVQTDPADSEPPDYKSLVPLERAVINGQLYEESDNEDEDNDEEQTVSFKCNSSIANAVNKKLWIPWMKSKESHPQNGKIHSKQNGNCAQPRDLVLNHTPGQPLHIKVTPDHGQNTATLEITSPTTDSPHSYTSTAVIPNCGTPKQRITIIQNASLTPLKSKVVDGYMSPEQAMSPITMATFARSQTPESCGSITPERTTSPLALTSSPEQMLSSEPLEIGAKHTVFRVSPDRQSSWHFQRSNSTGSSVITTEDNKIHIHLGSPYVQALANSTKPCTPSQDNRTPALTNGTAIKSTSKITSSITITPTATPLPRQSQITVSNVYN
- the FILIP1L gene encoding filamin A-interacting protein 1-like isoform X1 — encoded protein: MRSRSNSTESPTKSKQCQPRLRGPHTEDTVYDGRVNVKREEKEKDTSTILRSPESEKKQRRYSKKGDDLSRDDLLFLLSVLEGELQAQDEVIGVLKAEKIDLALLEAQYGFVTPKKVLEALQRDAIQTKAAQWQEDIYEKPMGELDKLVEKQKETHRRMLEQLLMAEKSHRQTLYELEDEKRKHTEYMEKSDAFTNLLEQERERLKKLIDQETAYQAKKEKENNKKIIKLKEELTKLKSFALMVVDEQQRLTEQLNQQSQKIQELTTTAEQVHEKLTIAEAKAQEEKQKAIRLEAELQAQTKKISQEQEIMMAKLTNEDSQNHQLRSKLTALTRQIDELEQTNKSLRKAEEELQDIREKINKGESGNSTLMSEVEELRTRVLEMEGKDEELIKMEDQCRELNKKLEKEAAQNKNFKAEVDKLNKRIMELEKLEDAFNKSKQECYNLKCNLEKEKILTKQLSQELEGLKARIGELETTEIKLEKTEFTLKEDLTKLKTLTVMLVDERKTMSEKIKQTEEKLQSATSQLQVEQNKVMSVTEKLIEESKKALKSKTDAEEKMSSVTKERDELKNKLKAEEEKGSDLFCKVNILRKRLQSLEAIEKEFLKNKLKETTKASTSLQQENNKIKELAQEVERLKNKLKEMKAIEDDLMKTEDEFESLERRYINERDKAKFLSEELEGVKIELARYKLAEKAESNHEEWIFRKLKEEEAKSGHLSREVDALKEKIHEYMATEDLICHLRGDHIVLQKKLTQQENKNRELAREIDSLTKELERYRRFSKSLRPSLNGRRISDLQVLSKEVQTDPADSEPPDYKSLVPLERAVINGQLYEESDNEDEDNDEEQTVSFKCNSSIANAVNKKLWIPWMKSKESHPQNGKIHSKQNGNCAQPRDLVLNHTPGQPLHIKVTPDHGQNTATLEITSPTTDSPHSYTSTAVIPNCGTPKQRITIIQNASLTPLKSKVVDGYMSPEQAMSPITMATFARSQTPESCGSITPERTTSPLALTSSPEQMLSSEPLEIGAKHTVFRVSPDRQSSWHFQRSNSTGSSVITTEDNKIHIHLGSPYVQALANSTKPCTPSQDNRTPALTNGTAIKSTSKITSSITITPTATPLPRQSQITVSNVYN
- the FILIP1L gene encoding filamin A-interacting protein 1-like isoform X4; protein product: MRSRSNSTESPTKSKQCQPRLRGPHTEDTVYDGRVNVKREEKEKDTSTILRSPESEKKQRRYSKKGDDLSRDDLLFLLSVLEGELQAQDEVIGVLKAEKIDLALLEAQYGFVTPKKVLEALQRDAIQTKAAQWQEDIYEKPMGELDKLVEKQKETHRRMLEQLLMAEKSHRQTLYELEDEKRKHTEYMEKSDAFTNLLEQERERLKKLIDQETAYQAKKEKENNKKIIKLKEELTKLKSFALMVVDEQQRLTEQLNQQSQKIQELTTTAEQVHEKLTIAEAKAQEEKQKAIRLEAELQAQTKKISQEQEIMMAKLTNEDSQNHQLRSKLTALTRQIDELEQTNKSLRKAEEELQDIREKINKGESGNSTLMSEVEELRTRVLEMEGKDEELIKMEDQCRELNKKLEKEAAQNKNFKAEVDKLNKRIMELEKLEDAFNKSKQECYNLKCNLEKEKILTKQLSQELEGLKARIGELETTEIKLEKTEFTLKEDLTKLKTLTVMLVDERKTMSEKIKQTEEKLQSATSQLQVEQNKVMSVTEKLIEESKKALKSKTDAEEKMSSVTKERDELKNKLKAEEEKGSDLFCKVNILRKRLQSLEAIEKEFLKNKLKETTKASTSLQQENNKIKELAQEVERLKNKLKEMKAIEDDLMKTEDEFESLERRYINERDKAKFLSEELEGVKIELARYKLAEKAESNHEEWIFRKLKEEEAKSGHLSREVDALKEKIHEYMATEDLICHLRGDHIVLQKKLTQQENKNRELAREIDSLTKELERYRRFSKSLRPSLNGRRISDLQVLSKEVQTDPADSEPPDYKSLVPLERAVINGQLYEESDNEDEDNDEEQTVSFKCNSSIANAVNKKLWIPWMKSKESHPQNGKIHSKQNGNCAQPRDLVLNHTPGQPLHIKVTPDHGQNTATLEITSPTTDSPHSYTSTAVIPNCGTPKQRITIIQNASLTPLKSKVVDGYMSPEQAMSPITMATFARSQTPESCGSITPERTTSPLALTSSPEQMLSSEPLEIGAKHTVFRVSPDRQSSWHFQRSNSTGSSVITTEDNKIHIHLGSPYVQALANSTKPCTPSQDNRTPALTNGTAIKSTSKITSSITITPTATPLPRQSQITIADVFHRTIPTRIPKPKSTSLTKLPVKTPTGHLNKPLQESKVGKLHIMRTVSNTYLQNGGKR